One Danio rerio strain Tuebingen ecotype United States chromosome 22, GRCz12tu, whole genome shotgun sequence genomic window carries:
- the lamb3 gene encoding laminin subunit beta-3, which translates to MKTWILLSLAALSAMCSAQQDCRRGACYPAMDDLLLGREQNLRASSTCGLMGSEVVCSPHGQWKMKCCPCDSRNPAAYNAHTIQNVISSAGPNRWWQSKKDVNPVTLQLDLNGQYHLETVFLSFKGPRPDALIIERSRDYGRSWQPVLYMATNCPSTFPRVSTSFPRSFEETYCYTLPSTADDPYKDQKIHFYPLRQFADINLPNEYKIEVASGFTGLRVNLTQLGPVPSLPGRGLSQYYALREMKVIGSCFCHGHANRCLQDTSNNYLPNTPVGGMCECQHNTAGVNCDRCDDFYNDLPWRPAESGNTHACKRCECNNHSERCHFDPERYEATGRSSGGVCDACAHHTTGPQCERCERNYYPNPLSDMRSADACLRCLCDPAGSENGGQCDAGTGVCVCKQNVEGERCDRCKAGFYNLNANNPLGCSKCSCSSVGSLSGVCNQLTGQCVCRSNMEGLSCDRCAAGYWNPTSPSGCQPCGCDPDNARSATCDQRTGQCQCRPGNGGRTCSGCPDNTYGDPLIGCRRCDCDQLGTEACDKRTGVCRCKPGVTGPRCDACSRGHCASFPQCPACPSCFFSMSSQLQDLTVDLERLTNQLLWSGGQPTSGNTSRWIQTLQQTLTLIQQSLGDTPESGRTVNDALQKLNTLRSQMKTLRDDLPSQPLDRDLERSLDDLENLLSSLRLDFFTKRHGINGGGESINASAFVAIQRSFDKSTDAIKRANATEDTLKKSEGIRENALSGLYDVQPGNTKDLEKLKKDLATRPNLTPTAVKVCGGDRVEPCTPERCTGDMCPPNGAPPCGAEDNCAGALPNANRAFQDADEVKAKLQELNDKITKAAAQIQEAEDSANRVRLSTDKLANQIKQARADVDGDLKDTKDFINTLRDFLSDPQSDPDQVQRVCDGVLEAQFPASVENLKKKLKEIQDAMKSVPDSSGALEDSRAQLEEAKQLLKRAINTRDAAFGIQQDAESILKTMDENENILDDLKDKINQSGTIAENVKKDIQQIEDALTPAEQGIVGIPELLDEMRPLLDSLKTDLPTGKTLANDAQKQANLAQDEADRAAEDLEELKQALEQMKLAAAENTQAGEDSVRLLNLQKEAESLMTDTSDIIKALKDKEVSIQQRAADIEGNSTRLLGLDAQVEKLRDDIRNKVTRLNMCQG; encoded by the exons ATGAAGACGTGGATTTTACTTTCACTGGCAG CTCTGTCTGCCATGTGTTCGGCACAGCAGGACTGTCGGCGTGGAGCCTGTTACCCAGCAATGGATGATCTGCTGCTGGGTCGGGAGCAGAACCTGCGGGCGTCCTCCACATGCGGTCTGATGGGCTCTGAGGTGGTCTGTTCTCCACACGGACAG TGGAAGATGAAATGTTGTCCGTGTGATTCTCGCAATCCCGCGGCGTACAACGCACACACCATCCAGAACGTGATTTCCAGCGCCGGACCGAACCGATGGTGGCAGTCCAAGAAAG ATGTAAATCCTGTGACGCTGCAGCTGGATCTAAATGGACAGTATCACCTGGAGACCGTTTTCCTCTCATTCAAG GGCCCGAGGCCTGATGCGCTAATCATCGAGAGGTCGAGGGATTACGGTCGGTCTTGGCAACCCGTCCTCTACATGGCCACCAATTGTCCGTCCACTTTTCCTCGGGTCAGCACTTCGTTTCCTCGCAGCTTTGAAGAAACGTACTGCTACACGCTGCCGTCCACCGCAGATGACCCCTACAAGGACCAGAAG ATTCACTTTTACCCTCTTCGTCAGTTTGCAGACATCAATCTACCCAACGAATACAAAATTGAAG TGGCGTCCGGGTTCACTGGTCTGCGGGTCAATCTGACTCAGCTGGGTCCGGTTCCTAGTCTGCCGGGTCGTGGTCTGAGTCAGTATTACGCTCTGAGAGAGATGAAGGTCATCGGCTCCTGCTTCTGCCATGGACACGCCAACCGCTGCCTTCAGGACACCAGCAACAACTACCTTCCTAACACAccg gttggCGGTATGTGTGAGTGCCAGCACAACACAGCCGGTGTGAACTGTGATCGATGTGACGACTTCTATAATGACCTTCCCTGGAGACCAGCGGAGAGCGGAAACACACACGCCTGCAAGC GATGTGAGTGTAATAATCACTCTGAGCGCTGCCACTTTGACCCGGAGCGCTATGAGGCGACGGGCCGCAGCAGTGGAGGAGTGTGTGACGCGTGCGCGCATCACACCACTGGACCACAGTGCGAACGCTGCGAGAGAAACTACTACCCCAACCCACTGAGTGACATGAGGAGTGCAGACGCCTGCCTgc gttgtCTGTGTGACCCGGCGGGCTCAGAGAACGGTGGTCAGTGTGATGCAGgaacaggagtgtgtgtgtgtaagcagaaTGTGGAGGGCGAGCGCTGCGACCGCTGCAAAGCTGGATTCTACAACCTCAACGCCAACAACCCGCTCGGCTGCTCCA agtgttcCTGTAGTTCTGTGGGTTCTCTCAGCGGTGTGTGTAATCAGCTGACGGGTCAGTGTGTGTGTCGCTCTAATATGGAGGGATTGTCGTGCGATCGCTGCGCTGCCGGTTACTGGAACCCCACATCACCCAGCGGATGCCAACCCTGCGGCTGTGACCCTGATAATGCCCGCAGCGCCACCTGTGACCAG CGCACCGGTCAATGTCAATGCCGTCCTGGGAATGGGGGCCGGACTTGCAGTGGTTGCCCTGACAACACATACGGAGAtcctctgattggctgtagac GGTGTGACTGTGACCAGTTGGGCACTGAGGCGTGTGATAAGCGCACAGGTGTGTGTCGCTGTAAACCGGGTGTTACCGGCCCCCGCTGTGACGCCTGCAGCCGGGGACACTGCGCCAGTTTCCCACAATGCCCTGCATGCCCGTCCTGCTTCTTCAGCATGAGCTCGCAGCTGCAGGATCTGACGGTGGATCTGGAGCGGCTCACTAACCAGCTGCTGTGGTCCGGCGGTCAGCCCACATCCGGCAACACCTCGCGCTGGATCCAGACCCTCCAGCAGACGCTCACACTCATACAGCAGAGCCTGGGGGACACACCGGAGTCAGGACGCACTGTAAATGATGCTCTGCAGAAACTCAACACActcag GTCTCAGATGAAGACTTTGAGGGATGATCTGCCTTCACAACCCCTTGACCGAGATCTGGAGCGAAGCCTGGACGATCTGGAGAATCTGTTATCGTCTCTGAGACTGGACTTTTTCACCAAGAGACACGGCATTAACGGCGGCGGCGAATCCATCAATGCTA GTGCTTTCGTCGCCATTCAGAGGTCATTCGATAAGTCGACAGATGCCATCAAGCGAGCAAACGCCACTGAAGATACGCTGAAGAAATCTGAAGGCATCCGAGAAAATGCATTGAGTGGCTTATACGATGTTCAGCCTGGAAATACCAAAGATCTGGAGAAGCTGAAGAAGGATCTGGCAACCCGGCCCAATCTGACACCCACCGCCGTCAAG GTGTGTGGTGGTGATCGTGTGGAGCCGTGTACTCCAGAGCGCTGCACAGGGGATATGTGTCCTCCTAATGGAGCGCCCCCATGTGGAGCGGAGGACAACTGCGCTGGAGCTCTTCCCAATGCAAACAGAGCCTTTCAGGACGCGGACGAAGTGAAGGCTAAACTGCAGGAGCTCAACGATAAAATAACGAAAGCAGCGGCACAG ATACAGGAAGCTGAAGATTCAGCCAATAGGGTGAGACTTTCCACTGACAAACTAGCCAATCAAATCAAGCAGGCGCGAGCCGATGTGGACGGAGACCTGAAGGACACCAAAGACTTCATAAACACTCTGAGGGACTTTCTGTCCG ACCCTCAGTCAGACCCGGATCAGGTGCAGCGTGTGTGTGACGGCGTTCTGGAGGCTCAGTTTCCCGCCAGTGTGGAGAATCTGAAGAAGAAGCTGAAGGAGATTCAGGATGCGATGAAGTCTGTTCCTGATAGCAGTGGAGCTCTGGAGGATAGCAGAGCACAGCTGGAGGAGGCTAAACAACTCCTGAAGAGAGCTATAAACACACG TGACGCAGCGTTTGGCATCCAGCAGGACGCGGAGAGCATTCTGAAGACCATGGACGAAAACGAGAACATTTTGGACGACCTGAAGGACAAAATCAATCAAAGCGGAACCATTGCGGAAAACGTCAAGAAGGACATTCAGCAG ATTGAGGATGCTCTGACTCCCGCAGAGCAGGGGATTGTGGGTATCCCAGAGCTGCTGGATGAGATGCGCCCCCTGCTGGACTCACTCAAAACAGACTTGCCAACAGGAAAAACGCTCGCAAACGATGCTCAAAAACAGGCGAATTTAGCTCAAGACGAGGCCGACCGCGCCGCAGAG GATCTGGAGGAGCTGAAGCAGGCGCTGGAGCAGATGAAGCTGGCGGCGGCTGAAAACACTCAAGCTGGAGAAGATTCAGTGCGTCTGCTGAACCTGCAGAAGGAGGCGGAGTCTCTGATGACGGACACTTCTGACATCATCAAGGCACTGAAAG ATAAAGAGGTGTCGATACAGCAGAGAGCGGCAGACATCGAAGGGAACAGCACTCGTCTGCTCGGGCTGGACGCTCAGGTGGAGAAGCTCCGAGACGATATTCGCAATAAAGTCACCAGACTGAACATGTGCCAGGGCTGA